The Azotosporobacter soli genome segment CCCGGCCAGCCATTGACGGTAATCGCCTTCGCTTCCTCGCTCTCGATAATATTGCTGCCCTTCGCCTTTTCATCAATCACCTGATTCAGGACAAACACCGGATCCAGCGCGCCGCTCTCAGGCAGATTCGCCGCCGCCAAAATCCGCAGCCCCCGCCAAACCGCGCCATCCTTGACCAGCAATTTATAATCCTTGCCGCCGCTCGGATTGCCGCCTTCTTTCACCTGCACGGCATCGCCCAAATCCACCGTGCCAATTCCGGAAAAATCAACCGGCGCAGCTGCAACCGGCCGGCAAAACAATAGCATGATCACCATCCCCAACAGTGCATAGCCTTTCTTTTGCATATGATTCCCACCTTCAACTGCTTTGCCTATTTTCACTTTCATATTAATGACTTTCACCATTTTTTGTAAAAACCCTTCTCCTGCCTCCATCTTCTACAAACGAAATAACGATGTCACAAAGCCATACACATTGACAAAATAGTATTCTACTATAGAATTATTGTATATAAAGTATTATTTTGTCATAATGTGGATTCCAGTAAGCCGCTATTCTTCGGCGGTATTTTTTTCGACCATGGATAATACTGCAACAGGTAGAGGAGCGATAGCTTTTGATTGAAGTTGACAATCTGCAAAAATCGTATAGTGATACTCCGGTTTTAAAAAACATCAATCTGCGCATCGAAGCCGGTGAAATTTATGGCCTTGTCGGTCGCAGCGGCGCCGGAAAATCGACGCTGCTGCGCTGCATTAACGGTTTGGAGCAATACGACGGCGGCGCGCTACGCGTCGAAGGTTTTGATATTCGCAGCCATAGCGAGAAAGAGATTCGCAATTTCCGCAAAAACATCGGCATGATCTTTCAACACTTTTCCTTGATGGAACGCAGAACGGTTTATCAGAATGTCGCCTTGCCGCTCGAATGCTGGGGCTATCCGTCTGCGGAAATCGACCGGCGCGTTAAAGAATTGCTCCGCTTAGTCGATCTGGAAGACAAGATGTCCGAAAAACCGCGCGCATTGAGCGGCGGACAAAAACAACGCGTCGCGATTGCCCGCGCCTTGTCGCTTAACCCCAAAATTCTGCTCTGTGACGAAGCGACGTCGGCCCTCGATCCGAAAACGACCTCCTCGATCCTTCAATTGCTGCGAAGAATCAATGAAACGTTCGGCATCGCCATCGTCGTCGTCACGCATCAGATGTCCGTCGTACGCCAACTCTGCCATAAAGTTTCGATTTTGGAAGATGGCGAAATCACTGCGAGCGGCAGCGTCAGCCAGATTTTTCTTAACCAACCGCAATCCTTGAAGAATTTGCTCGGCGACGAAGAAACGGAACTTTCTTTGACAAACGGCGCGCAAATAAAAATCAGCTATCAGGAAAATGACGCCAACAGCACCTGGCTCTCCGATATGGCGCGTACGCTTGACATCCACTTCGCCATTTCCCGCGCTTCACTGGAACCATACCGCGACGCCGTGCTCGGAACCATCGTCATCCGCCTTGACGAAACCCAGGTCTCCGCAGTGACGGCTTACCTGAGCAAGCTTGATGTAACCTGGGAGGTGATCCGTTCGGATGGAAAATGAACTTTCGCGTCTCCTACTTCAAATCGTAGTCCCTGAACTGTCCCGCACGCTCTTTATGGTCAGCGTGTCTACGCTTTTGGCCACCCTGATCGGCACGCTGCTGGCGATTATTCTGATTGTCACCTATAAAAACGGTCTTCAACCCAATCCTTACATTTATCAGTTTCTTGATACGATTATCAACATTGTCCGCTCGTTTCCCTTTATCATTTTGATTGTAGCGATCATCCCGTTCACCCGAGCCATCATCGGCACCTCGATCGGCGAAAAAGCCGCTTTAGTGCCCCTGACGCTCGCCGGTGCGCCTTTTATCGCACGAATTATCGAGAGCAGTCTGCGCGAAGTCGATAAAGACTTGATTGAAGCGGCAAAATCCTTCGGCGCCAGCAAAAGGCAAATCATTTTTAAG includes the following:
- a CDS encoding methionine ABC transporter permease — protein: MENELSRLLLQIVVPELSRTLFMVSVSTLLATLIGTLLAIILIVTYKNGLQPNPYIYQFLDTIINIVRSFPFIILIVAIIPFTRAIIGTSIGEKAALVPLTLAGAPFIARIIESSLREVDKDLIEAAKSFGASKRQIIFKIMLPEALPSIISGITLAVIAILGCTAMAGAVGAGGLGAVAITYGYANFDNTVMYGTVFVLIILVQLLQAAGNFFYKILK
- a CDS encoding methionine ABC transporter ATP-binding protein, whose protein sequence is MIEVDNLQKSYSDTPVLKNINLRIEAGEIYGLVGRSGAGKSTLLRCINGLEQYDGGALRVEGFDIRSHSEKEIRNFRKNIGMIFQHFSLMERRTVYQNVALPLECWGYPSAEIDRRVKELLRLVDLEDKMSEKPRALSGGQKQRVAIARALSLNPKILLCDEATSALDPKTTSSILQLLRRINETFGIAIVVVTHQMSVVRQLCHKVSILEDGEITASGSVSQIFLNQPQSLKNLLGDEETELSLTNGAQIKISYQENDANSTWLSDMARTLDIHFAISRASLEPYRDAVLGTIVIRLDETQVSAVTAYLSKLDVTWEVIRSDGK